From one uncultured Methanoregula sp. genomic stretch:
- the truA gene encoding tRNA pseudouridine(38-40) synthase TruA, which produces MEEDQKDNPPRSAPVRLAYRVSYLGSRFFGSQMQASERTVEGEFVEACRRLSLFDDWRKAGFQFAGRTDRGVHSRGQVAAFTTREPERAKSVINTQLPPDCWCTGYAEVSPQFHPRFDARSRTYRYYFSDMPENTGAMDRAAGQFPGTHNFSNFARIEDKNPYRTILSARVKEEDGFLFFEVTAESFLWHQVRCMATALLTVGNGGDEDTVSRLLVSEAERSLQPAPAEGLILWDTDCGIEWQPLPSDERSRMFLDHLRRHHSLMETICRKMQP; this is translated from the coding sequence ATGGAAGAAGATCAAAAGGATAACCCGCCACGTTCAGCTCCGGTAAGACTTGCTTACCGGGTTTCATACCTTGGCAGCAGGTTCTTTGGCTCCCAGATGCAGGCATCCGAACGGACTGTTGAGGGAGAGTTTGTGGAAGCCTGCCGGAGGCTCAGCCTCTTTGACGACTGGCGGAAGGCCGGGTTCCAGTTCGCAGGCCGGACCGACCGCGGGGTTCATTCCCGCGGGCAGGTGGCAGCGTTCACGACCCGGGAGCCGGAGAGGGCGAAATCTGTTATCAATACGCAGCTGCCCCCCGACTGCTGGTGCACCGGGTATGCCGAAGTATCCCCTCAGTTCCACCCCCGGTTCGATGCCCGCTCGCGTACGTACCGCTACTACTTCTCCGATATGCCGGAAAATACCGGGGCGATGGACCGGGCAGCAGGGCAGTTTCCTGGAACCCATAATTTCTCGAATTTTGCCCGGATCGAGGATAAGAACCCGTATCGTACGATCCTGTCAGCCCGCGTGAAAGAAGAGGATGGCTTTCTCTTTTTCGAAGTGACCGCTGAGAGTTTCCTCTGGCACCAGGTCCGCTGCATGGCTACGGCATTGCTCACGGTTGGGAACGGGGGAGATGAAGACACGGTTTCCCGTCTCCTTGTTTCTGAAGCGGAACGGTCCCTGCAGCCAGCACCTGCAGAAGGTCTCATCCTCTGGGATACCGACTGCGGTATTGAATGGCAGCCTCTGCCTTCGGATGAGCGCAGCAGGATGTTCCTGGATCACCTCCGCCGTCATCACTCCCTGATGGAAACTATATGCCGGAAGATGCAACCGTAG
- a CDS encoding TrkA C-terminal domain-containing protein, whose amino-acid sequence MALRSLNLPGVGTKYEFETDKGDTVAIFFTKTGIIQMYTLQKGCHTPSAAEMTPVEARRLGNILTGAIIEADQESVEIAFSALADLRVTIHTFYIPKSAVGKTIEDLQIRAKTGATVIAVCREDKNIINPPPSFIFETGDAALVIGESDQIKQFEREIMVD is encoded by the coding sequence ATGGCTCTGCGCTCCCTCAATCTTCCCGGTGTTGGAACAAAATACGAATTTGAGACCGACAAGGGTGATACCGTCGCGATCTTCTTCACCAAGACCGGCATAATCCAGATGTATACGCTCCAGAAAGGGTGCCACACCCCGAGTGCCGCGGAGATGACTCCGGTCGAGGCAAGGAGGCTTGGCAATATCCTGACCGGGGCGATTATCGAGGCAGACCAGGAGAGCGTGGAGATTGCCTTTTCGGCGCTTGCCGACCTGCGGGTTACCATCCACACGTTCTATATTCCCAAATCCGCTGTCGGTAAGACAATCGAAGACCTCCAGATCCGGGCCAAGACCGGGGCAACTGTAATCGCGGTCTGCCGTGAGGATAAGAATATTATCAACCCTCCCCCCTCATTCATCTTTGAGACCGGGGACGCGGCGCTGGTCATTGGCGAGAGCGACCAGATAAAACAATTCGAGCGCGAAATTATGGTGGATTGA
- a CDS encoding adenylyltransferase/cytidyltransferase family protein, whose product MTARRIVATGTFDILHPGHIYYLEESKKLGDELFVIVARDTNVRHKPHPIIPEEQRLRMVAALKPIDHAVLGDMTDMFRPIVEICPEIITIGFNQMFSEANLEEQLRARNLTPRVVRIGKCPDGDLCSSRRVVQRILDKRCGDR is encoded by the coding sequence ATGACCGCCCGTCGTATCGTTGCCACCGGAACGTTCGACATCCTCCACCCGGGACACATCTACTACCTGGAAGAGTCAAAAAAACTCGGGGATGAACTCTTCGTGATTGTTGCCCGGGACACAAATGTCAGGCACAAGCCCCACCCGATCATCCCGGAGGAGCAGCGACTCCGGATGGTCGCTGCATTAAAACCCATTGATCATGCAGTGCTCGGGGATATGACTGACATGTTCCGGCCAATCGTTGAGATTTGCCCGGAGATCATCACTATCGGGTTCAACCAGATGTTCAGCGAAGCAAACCTTGAGGAGCAGCTCCGGGCCCGCAACCTCACTCCCCGCGTTGTCCGTATCGGGAAATGTCCCGACGGGGACCTGTGCAGCTCGCGACGGGTCGTCCAGCGCATTCTCGACAAGCGGTGCGGCGACAGGTAA
- a CDS encoding dihydropteroate synthase-like protein, producing MRILLPTGAATEDLVKKAAADLDARVAVTGEIASFLTPHRLRELLKDEQFDLVLVPGMCTASFEQVERESGVPVCRGPRHAADLPLILPILGSIHLSRTIPADDLLLATRAEEAMRRAKQSESEAQGDFSIRGIKIGGNSRMKVLAEIMDAHRHESIREGVETCFSAGADIVDLGFGFDADPADVVRVFSELGGIDRPLAVDTQDPALIRAALVRADIVLSLQEQNIPIIGKEVARAGAAAVVVPGKSTLRENIARAKRAGIRCIIADPLLRPAGSGLVASLKKFRKSGYPLFFGAGNVVELLDADSPGANALLAAMAMELGAAVIFTSEHSDKTRGSVREMRRATEMMVLARDRPYPKDLGIDLLILKEKRRRREPPLDYDTIVTAKKMPDDLEYDPKGNFRIGIEGENIVAVIHRKAVSGKRWQDVLHTILEKGDASLLDHAGYLGRELYKAELSIRFGRSFEQDGEF from the coding sequence ATGCGCATCCTTCTCCCCACCGGTGCTGCAACGGAAGATCTGGTAAAAAAAGCGGCAGCAGATCTTGACGCCCGCGTGGCAGTCACCGGGGAGATCGCATCGTTTCTGACACCCCACCGGCTCCGTGAGCTCTTAAAGGATGAGCAATTCGATCTGGTACTTGTTCCCGGTATGTGCACTGCATCCTTTGAACAGGTAGAGCGCGAGAGCGGTGTACCTGTCTGCCGCGGACCCCGCCATGCAGCGGATCTCCCGTTGATCCTGCCCATTCTTGGCTCAATCCATCTCTCCCGGACCATCCCGGCAGACGACCTCCTCCTGGCAACAAGAGCAGAAGAAGCAATGAGACGCGCAAAACAGTCAGAGAGCGAAGCGCAGGGCGATTTCTCCATCCGGGGAATTAAAATCGGCGGGAACTCAAGGATGAAAGTTCTTGCCGAGATCATGGATGCGCACCGGCACGAGAGCATCCGTGAGGGAGTCGAGACCTGTTTCTCCGCCGGAGCGGATATTGTAGACCTGGGATTTGGCTTCGATGCGGATCCCGCGGATGTTGTGAGGGTCTTCTCAGAACTTGGGGGAATCGACCGCCCGCTTGCCGTGGATACCCAGGATCCGGCATTGATCCGTGCGGCTCTCGTGCGGGCGGATATCGTGCTCAGCCTGCAGGAACAGAACATCCCGATCATCGGGAAGGAAGTGGCACGCGCCGGCGCTGCAGCAGTTGTCGTTCCGGGCAAGAGCACCTTAAGAGAGAACATCGCCCGTGCAAAGCGGGCAGGTATCCGCTGCATCATCGCCGATCCGCTCCTCCGGCCGGCCGGGTCCGGCCTTGTTGCATCCCTAAAAAAATTCAGAAAATCAGGATATCCCCTTTTCTTCGGCGCAGGGAACGTTGTTGAGCTCCTGGATGCAGATTCTCCCGGCGCCAATGCCCTTCTTGCGGCAATGGCAATGGAACTGGGAGCTGCAGTGATCTTCACCAGCGAGCATTCGGATAAAACCCGGGGATCTGTTCGCGAGATGCGGCGGGCAACGGAGATGATGGTACTTGCACGGGACCGCCCGTACCCCAAGGATCTTGGGATCGATCTCCTCATCCTCAAGGAGAAACGCCGGCGCCGCGAGCCTCCGCTCGACTATGACACGATAGTTACGGCAAAAAAGATGCCCGATGATCTTGAGTACGATCCGAAGGGCAATTTCCGGATAGGCATAGAGGGTGAAAATATCGTCGCGGTAATTCACAGGAAGGCTGTATCCGGGAAACGCTGGCAGGATGTCCTGCACACGATCCTCGAAAAGGGCGATGCCTCCCTGCTCGACCATGCCGGCTATCTCGGCCGGGAACTCTACAAGGCAGAACTTTCAATCCGGTTCGGGCGAAGTTTCGAGCAGGACGGGGAATTCTGA
- a CDS encoding DUF2284 domain-containing protein — MQKSSGNVDASLRRKCRHMDMVRPSMDAAFMDVFATVKNVGWQLATIPCKNLEYGKVVHSDIHSIGLVLIE; from the coding sequence TTGCAGAAGAGCAGCGGGAACGTTGATGCGAGTCTCCGCAGGAAGTGCAGGCACATGGATATGGTGCGCCCTTCGATGGATGCCGCCTTCATGGACGTCTTTGCAACAGTAAAAAATGTGGGATGGCAACTTGCCACGATCCCATGCAAAAACCTTGAGTATGGAAAAGTCGTGCATTCTGACATCCACTCGATAGGTCTTGTCCTGATCGAGTGA
- a CDS encoding PHP domain-containing protein, which produces MLICDLHVHTSYSKDGESSVEEILKRAEDVGLDVIAITDHDTVDGAKKALTIPSTVLVIPGIEVSTKQGHLLVLGVTEVIPSGLDVVTTVENARRMGALLILPHPYHVWRHGVARRKNAGMAVVDAVESFNSRYIVGSANKKAARIAKRLGKPCVGGSDAHNARFVGFGRTYVEAEKNVPAILDAIRAGNVSCGGKQTPLRTYTRQSINNTWKKIKRITRHVQLR; this is translated from the coding sequence ATGCTGATCTGCGACCTGCACGTACATACCAGTTATTCCAAAGACGGTGAAAGCAGCGTCGAGGAGATCCTCAAAAGAGCTGAGGACGTGGGGCTGGACGTGATCGCCATAACCGATCATGATACCGTTGACGGGGCAAAAAAAGCCCTCACGATCCCTTCGACGGTGCTCGTTATCCCGGGCATCGAGGTCTCGACCAAGCAGGGGCACCTCCTCGTTCTCGGCGTAACGGAAGTGATCCCATCGGGGCTGGACGTTGTGACTACCGTCGAGAATGCCCGCAGGATGGGAGCGCTTCTCATCCTTCCCCATCCCTACCATGTCTGGCGCCACGGTGTTGCACGACGCAAGAATGCAGGCATGGCTGTTGTTGATGCCGTGGAATCCTTCAACAGCAGGTACATCGTAGGATCTGCGAACAAGAAAGCAGCCCGTATCGCGAAACGGCTGGGCAAACCCTGCGTAGGCGGGAGCGATGCCCACAATGCCCGGTTCGTCGGATTTGGCCGAACCTATGTCGAGGCCGAAAAGAATGTCCCGGCCATCCTCGATGCCATCCGGGCCGGAAATGTCTCCTGCGGCGGAAAACAGACGCCGTTGCGCACCTATACCCGCCAGTCGATCAATAACACATGGAAGAAGATCAAAAGGATAACCCGCCACGTTCAGCTCCGGTAA
- a CDS encoding peptidylprolyl isomerase: MAKKARASHILVKTEQQATQIMKRLADGEDFAAVAKRFSGCPSGKNGGDLGWFTKGQMVPEFEKVAFEEDVGKVVGPIKTQFGYHVIKVTGKD; encoded by the coding sequence ATGGCAAAAAAGGCACGAGCATCTCATATACTGGTAAAGACCGAACAACAGGCTACCCAGATCATGAAGCGCCTTGCGGACGGCGAAGATTTCGCTGCAGTCGCGAAACGGTTCTCAGGCTGCCCTTCGGGCAAAAATGGTGGCGACCTTGGCTGGTTCACAAAGGGCCAGATGGTCCCGGAGTTCGAGAAAGTTGCATTCGAAGAAGATGTTGGTAAGGTTGTAGGGCCGATCAAGACCCAGTTCGGGTACCACGTCATCAAAGTGACGGGAAAAGACTGA
- a CDS encoding Mov34/MPN/PAD-1 family protein codes for MKIRGIRQDLLSLLLEMGRDSHPNEFVGVLREREGILDEIDLLPGTVGREDSASLLYDMMPLDTHVAGSAHSHPNGVLRPSLADVNFFPRTGRYHLIIGYPYEKGNWKCFTANGEPFDLEVIA; via the coding sequence ATGAAAATTCGCGGTATCAGGCAGGACCTCCTTTCACTTCTGCTGGAGATGGGGCGCGACAGTCACCCGAACGAGTTTGTCGGAGTGCTCCGGGAACGGGAAGGCATCCTTGACGAGATCGACCTGCTTCCCGGGACGGTCGGCCGGGAGGATTCGGCTTCCCTTTTGTATGATATGATGCCGCTCGATACCCATGTTGCCGGCAGTGCCCACAGCCACCCCAACGGGGTGCTTCGTCCATCCCTTGCAGATGTGAATTTTTTTCCCCGCACCGGCCGTTACCACCTGATCATCGGCTACCCGTACGAGAAGGGCAACTGGAAATGTTTCACTGCCAATGGTGAACCGTTCGATCTGGAGGTGATCGCATGA
- a CDS encoding thiamine pyrophosphate-dependent enzyme, producing the protein MAEIPKEEYILKCTSACAGCSDSLALRYVLKAAGSDTVLVVPACCTSVIQGIYPNTAFNVPVYNIAFGAAAACASGMSNAFRAAAKKTNVIVYAGDGGTLDIGIQAMSGAFERGTDFLYICYDNEAYGNTGMQRSSGTPLGAKTTTTPAGKTDPKKDIDAIIAAHNPPYQATACAAYPQDIFKKVQKALTFRGPTFIHILAPCPPGWRYSTEKSVEMGKLAVKSGMWVLWEREYGKLTINPPSKAAMRKPLPLEEYLAPQGRFKGIDPKTVDILKQRITQNLTKLAAEEAAP; encoded by the coding sequence ATCGCTGAAATTCCCAAAGAAGAATATATTCTGAAATGTACTTCGGCCTGTGCCGGGTGCAGCGACTCGCTCGCTCTCCGGTACGTTCTGAAGGCTGCCGGATCCGATACGGTTCTCGTTGTTCCTGCATGTTGCACCAGTGTTATCCAGGGGATATACCCGAACACTGCATTCAATGTGCCGGTATACAACATCGCCTTTGGCGCAGCAGCCGCCTGTGCATCCGGCATGAGCAATGCATTCCGCGCAGCCGCAAAAAAGACGAACGTAATCGTCTACGCAGGGGATGGCGGGACACTCGATATCGGTATCCAGGCAATGTCCGGGGCATTCGAACGGGGCACGGATTTCCTTTACATCTGTTACGACAACGAAGCGTACGGCAACACCGGTATGCAGCGTTCCAGCGGGACGCCGCTCGGTGCAAAAACCACAACCACTCCTGCCGGTAAAACCGACCCAAAGAAAGATATCGACGCGATCATCGCCGCCCACAATCCCCCTTACCAGGCAACAGCATGTGCTGCATACCCGCAGGATATTTTTAAGAAAGTCCAGAAGGCACTCACATTCCGGGGACCTACGTTCATCCACATCCTTGCTCCCTGCCCGCCGGGCTGGCGCTATTCAACTGAGAAGAGTGTCGAGATGGGCAAGCTGGCGGTTAAATCCGGCATGTGGGTACTCTGGGAGCGGGAGTACGGGAAGCTCACCATCAACCCCCCGTCAAAAGCTGCGATGAGAAAACCCCTGCCGCTCGAAGAGTATCTGGCCCCCCAGGGCCGGTTCAAGGGAATCGA
- a CDS encoding cation:proton antiporter yields MEGIVLALFLCLLLALVTKYLSLPAIPFYILAGVILGKAGLGLVQADEISRFFSEMGLLFLLFFMGLGIKPERIAANRSAVLTSGVIDLNVNMIIGFAAAYLLGFSLTESLIVASAFYISSTAMAVTSLIENRKLMLRESETVIWLMVFEDLILIIVLALISAGDQNLLLFFVKILCVLGVLYALAHYGKEFLVSILDRDDELPIIFTFAAVLITASFSMFLGVPETMMVIALGVAFATTDPDAFEQHARPFKDVFLVVFFVFFGVTIDFSGGVNWFVIAIISILAVVSKLISGVLTGLFIHGSAMSGLEIWANTIGRGEFSIALAVLYGTPLVGTTIAVMVIVTSIIGSFAAKYSTIVRKGITYMGRRGGPSRRVHSGR; encoded by the coding sequence ATGGAAGGGATCGTACTCGCGCTTTTTCTCTGCCTGCTCCTGGCGCTCGTGACAAAATACCTGTCCCTGCCGGCCATTCCCTTCTACATCCTTGCAGGAGTAATCCTGGGAAAAGCCGGGCTCGGGTTGGTCCAGGCCGATGAGATCAGCAGGTTCTTCTCAGAGATGGGACTGCTCTTTTTGCTCTTCTTCATGGGCCTTGGGATCAAGCCGGAACGGATAGCAGCAAACCGTTCTGCGGTCCTCACAAGCGGCGTAATCGATCTCAATGTCAACATGATCATCGGCTTTGCCGCCGCGTACCTGCTCGGCTTCTCGCTCACCGAATCCCTCATCGTTGCATCAGCGTTCTACATCTCGAGCACCGCAATGGCGGTTACGTCCCTCATCGAGAACCGGAAGCTGATGCTCCGTGAATCGGAAACCGTCATCTGGCTGATGGTCTTTGAGGACCTGATCCTGATAATCGTCCTTGCCCTCATCTCTGCAGGTGACCAGAATCTCCTTCTCTTCTTCGTGAAGATCCTCTGCGTTCTTGGCGTGCTCTATGCGCTCGCCCATTATGGCAAGGAGTTCCTGGTCTCCATCCTTGACCGGGATGACGAACTGCCAATCATCTTCACTTTTGCCGCGGTCCTGATCACCGCATCTTTTTCGATGTTCCTGGGTGTGCCGGAGACGATGATGGTGATAGCTCTCGGGGTTGCCTTTGCAACCACGGATCCGGATGCATTTGAACAGCACGCCCGTCCCTTCAAAGATGTTTTCCTTGTTGTGTTCTTCGTATTCTTCGGTGTCACTATCGACTTTTCAGGAGGGGTGAACTGGTTTGTGATTGCGATAATCTCCATTCTTGCTGTCGTGAGCAAGCTGATATCCGGCGTACTTACGGGATTGTTTATTCACGGCTCGGCCATGTCCGGCCTGGAGATCTGGGCAAATACGATTGGCAGGGGTGAGTTCTCGATCGCTCTTGCGGTCCTCTATGGTACGCCGCTTGTGGGAACCACCATCGCGGTTATGGTGATCGTAACCTCGATCATCGGTTCCTTTGCGGCAAAATACAGCACTATCGTCCGGAAGGGTATCACCTATATGGGGCGGCGGGGCGGACCCTCACGGCGCGTGCATTCCGGGCGCTGA